GAAACCTGAATCAGTGATATGATCTTAGCGGCTTTTCCCCTTCTTCGCCCCTATTTTTTGGGGTTATTGATCCGAAACAAAAGAACTTGACCCTCTACTACTTTTCACAATCCCACCCAGCTATCAGGCGCTTGAGCTTGGAAAATTCTATGCCTATCTGAAAGATATCAGCATATTTGCCCCTATATTTGGCGGCATAGTCTTTGGTCTTTAGCTGCTTAATTGCCTCACCTGTTGGCTTATCTTTATCTATTACCTTAAATTCAAAAACATACACCTTATCTTTATAAGTCACTGAAAGGTCACATCTTCCAAGATTTGACACATCCTCTGCCACGATATTTAGCCCTAACGCTGCCAAGTGACTATAAAACACACTTGCATAATAGCCTTCATAGTTAGAAATGGGATTGTTTCGATACCAGTCATTTGGAATGGATG
The sequence above is a segment of the Deltaproteobacteria bacterium genome. Coding sequences within it:
- a CDS encoding PD-(D/E)XK nuclease domain-containing protein, yielding SIPNDWYRNNPISNYEGYYASVFYSHLAALGLNIVAEDVSNLGRCDLSVTYKDKVYVFEFKVIDKDKPTGEAIKQLKTKDYAAKYRGKYADIFQIGIEFSKLKRLIAGWDCEK